A window from Dysidea avara chromosome 2, odDysAvar1.4, whole genome shotgun sequence encodes these proteins:
- the LOC136246341 gene encoding probable serine/threonine-protein kinase DDB_G0271682, giving the protein MPQNVVAGVQQLKMVDDYQQRRSQPQQQQPQNQQQQPEQAQQLQLQINNLMTQFQTLQTTVTTEQEKSQLLERRCKSLESALVSEQEKSRSLEARCQTLESSVAAEQQRSQSRYQNHEERLKEVEDTVEQLWSISRDDVNLTKEIIGTGGWGYVTEADFRGRRVAAKCLHTAITSQHNQQLFAKEMKMFARCRHRNLLEFIGAVPDHPAIIVTELMDTNLREALSNGRATPNHIHPICMDVAQALSYLHGIQPHPLIHRDVSAPNVLLKAVDKGGWIAKLSDLGSAQFANIAQTLAPGCVVYAAPEVRQESSARNQTTKMDVYSYGVLLIEVLIRQMPIGNVADLITTIQPKWLSYVPLIRQCTTNEPSRRPTMIQVINTLNTITI; this is encoded by the coding sequence ATGCCTCAAAATGTGGTGGCTGGTGTGCAACAGCTTAAAATGGTGGATGACTATCAACAGAGAAGGAGCCAACCGCAACAGCAACAACCACAAAATCAGCAACAACAACCAGAGCAAGCACAACAGCTACAATTGcaaataaacaatttaatgacACAATTTCAAACATTGCAAACAACTGTCACAACAGAGCAAGAAAAGTCACAGTTACTAGAGAGAAGATGTAAATCACTAGAATCAGCTCTAGTTTCTGAACAGGAGAAGTCCAGGTCGCTAGAGGCAAGGTGTCAAACTTTGGAGTCTAGTGTGGCAGCTGAACAGCAGAGGTCCCAGTCAAGATATCAGAATCATGAGGAGAGACTGAAAGAAGTTGAGGACACAGTTGAACAATTGTGGTCAATTTCAAGGGATGACGTCAACCTTACTAAGGAGATTATAGGCACAGGAGGATGGGGATATGTCACTGAAGCTGATTTCAGGGGAAGGAGAGTGGCAGCTAAATGTCTTCATACAGCCATCACATCTCAACATAATCAGCAATTGTTTGCCAAAGAAATGAAAATGTTTGCTCGTTGCAGGCATCGCAATCTCCTAGAATTCATTGGAGCTGTTCCTGACCACCCAGCTATCATTGTCACAGAGTTGATGGACACCAACCTCAGAGAAGCCTTGAGTAATGGAAGAGCCACTCCAAATCATATCCATCCCATCTGCATGGATGTGGCTCAGGCATTATCATATTTGCATGGAATCCAACCCCACCCCCTAATCCATCGCGATGTCAGTGCTCCCAATGTCCTACTGAAGGCTGTTGACAAAGGAGGATGGATAGCCAAGTTGTCTGATCTTGGTTCAGCACAGTTTGCTAATATTGCACAGACCCTTGCTCCTGGATGTGTGGTATATGCTGCTCCTGAAGTTCGTCAAGAAAGTTCTGCTCGTAATCAGACCACTAAGATGGATGTCTACAGTTATGGTGTGCTCCTAATAGAGGTCCTCATCAGGCAGATGCCTATTGGTAATGTTGCAGATCTGATCACTACTATCCAACCAAAGTGGCTAAGTTATGTTCCACTGATCAGACAGTGCACTACCAATGAGCCATCCAGGAGACCAACTATGATCCAGGTGATCAACACACTGAATACCATAACTATCTGA